A genomic segment from Janthinobacterium sp. 64 encodes:
- a CDS encoding NAD(P)(+) transhydrogenase (Re/Si-specific) subunit beta, producing MSFVTMNLVTMMYLIASVCFIQALKGLSSPSTARRGNAFGMSGMAIAAVTTVALILKLKEQQTGGMGLTLVIIGIVTGGAIGAYLAKTVEMTKMPELVAAMHSLIGLAAVCIAVAAVSEPWAFNIAKHGEALPIGNRFELFIGTFVGAITFSGSVIAFGKLSGKYKFRLFQGAPVSFKGQHMLNLVLALVMVGLGLAFCFADGVEPAWTPFIIMTVIAFALGVLIIIPIGGADMPVVVSMLNSYSGWAAAGIGFSLNNSMLIIAGSLVGSSGAILSYIMCKAMNRSFFNVILGGFGGAAPAAGVAGAQEQRPVKSGSADDAAFIMSNAETVIIVPGYGLAVARAQHSLKELVEKLTHKGITVKYAIHPVAGRMPGHMNVLLAEAEVPYDQVFEMEDINGEFGQTDVVLVLGANDVVNPAAKDPTSPIAGMPILEAYKAKSIIVNKRSMASGYAGLDNELFYQPNTMMVFGDAKKVIEDMLKAVE from the coding sequence ATGAGCTTCGTCACCATGAACCTGGTGACGATGATGTACCTGATCGCCTCGGTGTGCTTCATCCAGGCTCTGAAAGGCCTGTCGTCGCCATCGACGGCGCGCCGCGGCAATGCCTTCGGCATGAGCGGCATGGCCATTGCCGCCGTCACCACCGTGGCGCTGATCCTGAAACTGAAGGAGCAGCAAACGGGCGGCATGGGCCTGACCCTCGTCATCATCGGCATCGTCACGGGCGGCGCCATCGGCGCCTACCTGGCGAAAACCGTGGAAATGACGAAGATGCCGGAACTGGTGGCGGCCATGCATTCGCTGATCGGCCTGGCCGCAGTGTGCATCGCCGTGGCGGCCGTGTCGGAGCCGTGGGCCTTCAATATCGCCAAGCACGGCGAGGCGCTGCCCATCGGTAACCGCTTCGAACTGTTCATCGGCACCTTCGTCGGCGCCATCACGTTCTCCGGTTCGGTGATCGCTTTCGGCAAGCTGTCGGGCAAATACAAGTTCCGCCTGTTCCAGGGCGCGCCCGTCAGCTTCAAGGGCCAGCACATGCTCAACCTGGTGCTGGCGCTGGTGATGGTCGGCCTGGGCCTGGCGTTCTGCTTCGCCGATGGCGTCGAACCGGCGTGGACGCCGTTCATCATCATGACCGTCATCGCCTTTGCGCTGGGCGTGCTGATCATCATTCCCATCGGTGGCGCCGATATGCCGGTGGTGGTGTCTATGCTCAACAGTTATTCGGGCTGGGCTGCGGCCGGTATCGGTTTTTCGCTGAATAACTCGATGCTGATCATCGCCGGCTCGCTCGTTGGATCCTCCGGCGCGATCCTGTCGTACATCATGTGCAAGGCCATGAACCGCTCGTTCTTCAACGTCATCCTCGGTGGCTTCGGCGGCGCTGCGCCGGCGGCAGGCGTGGCCGGCGCGCAGGAACAGCGTCCCGTGAAATCGGGGTCGGCCGACGACGCCGCCTTCATCATGAGCAATGCGGAAACCGTCATCATCGTGCCCGGCTACGGCCTGGCCGTGGCGCGCGCGCAGCACTCGCTCAAGGAACTGGTGGAAAAGCTCACGCACAAGGGCATCACCGTCAAGTATGCGATCCACCCGGTGGCAGGGCGCATGCCGGGCCACATGAACGTGCTGCTGGCCGAGGCCGAGGTGCCATACGACCAGGTGTTCGAGATGGAAGACATCAACGGCGAATTCGGCCAGACGGACGTGGTGCTGGTGCTGGGCGCGAACGACGTCGTCAACCCGGCGGCGAAAGACCCGACATCGCCGATCGCCGGCATGCCGATCCTGGAAGCCTACAAGGCCAAGAGCATCATCGTCAACAAGCGCTCGATGGCT
- a CDS encoding NAD(P) transhydrogenase subunit alpha, producing the protein MEISHTITNLIIFVLAIYVGYHVVWTVTPALHTPLMAVTNAISAIIIVGAMLAAGLTQGPLAQAAGTVAVALAAVNVFGGFLVTQRMLEMFRKKEPKAKQGAKE; encoded by the coding sequence ATGGAAATCAGTCATACCATCACCAACCTGATCATCTTCGTGCTGGCCATTTATGTCGGCTACCACGTCGTCTGGACCGTCACGCCGGCGCTGCATACGCCGCTGATGGCTGTCACCAATGCCATTTCCGCCATCATCATCGTCGGCGCCATGCTGGCGGCCGGCCTGACGCAAGGCCCGCTGGCGCAGGCGGCCGGCACCGTGGCCGTGGCCCTGGCCGCCGTCAACGTGTTCGGCGGCTTCCTCGTCACGCAGCGCATGCTCGAGATGTTCCGTAAAAAAGAACCGAAGGCCAAGCAAGGAGCAAAAGAATGA
- a CDS encoding Re/Si-specific NAD(P)(+) transhydrogenase subunit alpha, giving the protein MRIGIPAETRPGETRVAATPETVKKLAAKHQIIVQAGAGLQASIPDEAYAAAGAQIGTAQEAYGCAIVLKVRAPDAGERALMASGTVLVGMLNPFDADNIAAMATAGLSAFALEAVPRITRAQSMDVLSSQANIAGYKAVLVAANTYQRFMPMLMTAAGTVKAARVLIMGVGVAGLQAIATAKRLGAVIEASDVRPPVKEQVESLGAKFLDVPFLTEEEKEIAKGAGGYARAMPADWMRRQAELVHERAKLADIIITTALIPGRAAPVLISEETVKAMKPGSVIVDLAVEQGGNCPLSELGKTVVKHGVYIVGEPNLATLVAADASALYARNVLDFLKLIIDKDDQLLIDREDEIIKASLVCAGNDILRK; this is encoded by the coding sequence ATGAGGATAGGCATACCGGCCGAAACACGGCCTGGTGAAACGCGGGTGGCAGCCACGCCCGAGACAGTCAAGAAGCTGGCAGCCAAGCATCAGATCATCGTGCAGGCGGGAGCGGGCTTGCAAGCGTCGATTCCCGACGAGGCGTATGCCGCCGCCGGCGCGCAGATCGGCACCGCGCAGGAAGCCTATGGCTGCGCCATCGTGCTCAAGGTGCGCGCACCGGACGCCGGTGAACGGGCCCTGATGGCCAGCGGCACGGTGCTCGTCGGCATGCTCAACCCGTTTGACGCGGACAATATCGCCGCCATGGCCACGGCCGGCCTGTCCGCCTTCGCGCTGGAAGCCGTGCCGCGCATCACGCGCGCGCAGTCGATGGACGTGCTGTCGTCGCAGGCGAACATCGCCGGCTACAAGGCGGTGCTGGTGGCCGCGAATACCTACCAGCGCTTCATGCCGATGCTGATGACGGCGGCCGGCACCGTCAAGGCTGCCCGCGTGCTGATCATGGGCGTGGGCGTGGCGGGTTTGCAGGCGATCGCCACGGCCAAGCGCCTGGGCGCCGTCATCGAGGCCTCCGACGTGCGCCCGCCCGTCAAGGAACAAGTCGAGTCGCTGGGCGCCAAGTTCCTCGACGTGCCTTTCCTGACCGAGGAAGAAAAGGAAATCGCCAAGGGTGCGGGCGGCTATGCGCGCGCCATGCCGGCTGACTGGATGCGCCGCCAGGCCGAACTGGTGCATGAACGGGCGAAACTGGCCGACATCATCATCACCACCGCGCTGATTCCCGGCCGCGCCGCACCCGTGCTGATCTCCGAAGAAACGGTGAAAGCCATGAAACCCGGTTCCGTCATCGTCGACCTGGCCGTCGAGCAGGGCGGCAACTGCCCGCTGTCAGAACTGGGCAAGACCGTGGTCAAGCATGGCGTCTACATCGTGGGCGAGCCGAACCTGGCGACCCTGGTGGCGGCCGACGCCTCGGCCCTGTACGCGCGCAACGTGCTGGACTTCTTGAAGCTCATCATCGACAAGGACGATCAATTGCTGATCGACCGCGAGGATGAAATCATCAAGGCCAGCCTGGTTTGCGCAGGCAATGACATCCTCAGAAAATAA
- a CDS encoding NUDIX hydrolase — protein sequence MPRIWKPSVTVAAIVERDGLFLLIEEETSEGIKLNQPAGHLDPFESLEQAVIRETLEEAAYDFIPTALVGMYMSRYQSLRTGEDVTYLRFTFCGTAGAEHDRPLDEGIIRTLWMTRDELAACQERHRSPLVLQCVDEYLAGRRAPLALLHTHASVFNSA from the coding sequence ATGCCGAGAATCTGGAAACCCTCTGTCACCGTTGCCGCCATCGTCGAACGCGACGGCCTGTTTTTACTGATTGAAGAAGAAACCAGCGAAGGCATCAAGCTCAACCAGCCGGCCGGTCATCTCGACCCGTTCGAGTCGCTGGAACAGGCGGTGATCCGCGAAACGCTGGAAGAAGCGGCCTACGATTTCATCCCCACGGCACTGGTCGGCATGTACATGTCGCGCTATCAGTCACTGCGCACGGGCGAAGACGTGACCTATCTGCGCTTCACCTTTTGCGGCACGGCCGGCGCCGAGCATGACCGCCCGCTGGACGAAGGCATCATCCGCACCTTGTGGATGACGCGCGACGAACTGGCGGCATGCCAGGAGCGCCACCGCAGCCCGCTGGTGCTGCAGTGCGTGGACGAATACCTGGCTGGCCGGCGCGCGCCGCTGGCCCTGCTGCACACGCATGCGTCCGTTTTCAATAGCGCGTAG
- the mnmA gene encoding tRNA 2-thiouridine(34) synthase MnmA: MSKKKVVIGMSGGVDSSVAAWMLKEQGYEVIGLFMKNWEDDDDSEYCSTRQDWIDAASVADVIGVDIEAVNFASEYKDRVFADFLREYQAGRTPNPDVLCNAEIKFKAFLDHAMTLGADLIATGHYARVRQAPTDAGRYELLKAVDASKDQSYFLHRLNQAQLSKTLFPLGEIPKTQVRQIAEQLALPNAQKKDSTGICFIGERPFREFLNRYLSYKPGPMKTADGKTVGEHVGLSFYTLGQRKGIGIGGVKSYQNADGSSDAWYVARKDIANNTLWVVQGHDHPWLLSPALTADQASWVAGVAPQAGALSAKTRYRQADVACQLLPEGNEHFSLAFDQAQWAVTPGQSAVLYDGDVCLGGGIIASASGLEGV; encoded by the coding sequence ATGAGCAAGAAGAAAGTCGTTATCGGCATGTCGGGCGGGGTCGATTCCTCGGTCGCGGCATGGATGCTGAAGGAACAAGGCTATGAAGTCATCGGCCTGTTCATGAAAAACTGGGAAGATGACGACGATTCGGAATACTGCTCCACGCGCCAGGACTGGATCGACGCGGCCAGCGTGGCCGACGTCATCGGCGTCGACATCGAAGCCGTCAATTTCGCCTCCGAATACAAGGACCGCGTGTTCGCCGATTTTTTACGCGAATACCAGGCCGGCCGCACGCCGAACCCGGACGTGCTGTGCAACGCTGAAATCAAGTTCAAGGCTTTTCTCGACCACGCCATGACCCTGGGCGCCGACCTGATCGCCACCGGCCACTACGCGCGCGTGCGCCAGGCGCCCACTGATGCGGGCCGCTATGAACTGCTGAAAGCCGTCGACGCCAGCAAGGACCAAAGCTATTTCCTGCACCGGCTGAACCAGGCGCAATTGTCGAAAACCCTGTTTCCGCTCGGTGAGATCCCGAAGACGCAAGTGCGCCAGATCGCCGAACAGCTGGCGCTGCCGAACGCGCAAAAGAAGGATTCGACGGGCATCTGTTTTATCGGCGAGCGCCCGTTCCGCGAATTTTTGAACCGCTACCTGTCGTACAAGCCGGGCCCCATGAAGACGGCCGACGGCAAGACGGTGGGCGAACACGTGGGCCTGAGTTTTTATACCCTGGGCCAGCGCAAGGGCATCGGCATCGGCGGCGTGAAGTCGTACCAGAATGCGGACGGCAGCAGCGACGCCTGGTATGTGGCGCGCAAGGATATCGCCAACAACACCCTGTGGGTGGTGCAAGGGCATGATCACCCGTGGCTGCTGTCGCCGGCCTTGACGGCGGACCAGGCCAGCTGGGTCGCGGGCGTGGCGCCGCAGGCAGGCGCCCTGTCCGCCAAGACGCGCTACCGCCAGGCCGACGTGGCTTGCCAGCTGCTGCCGGAAGGAAATGAACACTTCAGCCTGGCGTTTGACCAGGCACAATGGGCCGTCACGCCGGGCCAGTCGGCCGTGCTGTACGACGGCGACGTGTGCCTCGGTGGCGGCATTATCGCCAGCGCGAGCGGCCTGGAAGGCGTCTAA
- a CDS encoding response regulator has product MLKTVLIDSSAVARGLLNTVLIDGGYDVCGQTHTSALGLALLVKHHPHFVCIAREQVEDGTNVVQTIRAQYPKTLIFMVSGGIDAASLQAAHAMGVSGFIVKPFMADTVLKTVRNTVIAMVRKQQQALAAAAQGNS; this is encoded by the coding sequence ATGTTAAAAACAGTCCTGATCGATAGCAGCGCCGTGGCGCGCGGCCTGCTGAACACGGTCCTGATCGATGGCGGCTACGATGTCTGCGGGCAGACGCATACGAGCGCGCTGGGACTGGCGCTGCTGGTCAAGCACCATCCGCATTTCGTGTGCATCGCGCGCGAGCAGGTGGAAGACGGCACGAATGTGGTGCAAACCATCCGCGCCCAGTACCCGAAGACGCTCATTTTCATGGTCTCGGGCGGCATCGACGCCGCCTCGCTGCAGGCTGCCCACGCCATGGGCGTGTCGGGCTTCATCGTGAAACCGTTCATGGCCGACACGGTCCTGAAAACCGTGCGCAATACGGTCATCGCCATGGTGCGCAAGCAGCAGCAGGCCTTGGCTGCCGCCGCGCAAGGCAATAGTTAG
- a CDS encoding 5'-3' exonuclease: MARLLAIDGLNIVRRVYEASPEPDSDLKAEIALRHALSSFRTLINDHEPTHILPAFDFGGPTWRHALYAGYREGRQPMPQVLRDALPGFYATLASFGMHVVSIPEVEADDVIGTAVMRWLHEGRGAAVIATTDKDLHGLIAHGALVWDHFKGIWHDRAWVEKKFGVPPELLPDLLALMGDVTDSIPGVSKIGLKTGAKLLRGYGNIDAVMAGAGILPGALGESLRKEREILYLSRKLVALKTDVTLGVTWNKLVWEK; this comes from the coding sequence ATGGCCAGACTCCTCGCTATCGACGGCTTGAATATCGTACGCCGCGTCTACGAAGCCAGTCCTGAACCCGATTCCGACCTGAAGGCGGAGATCGCGCTGCGCCATGCGCTGTCGTCGTTCCGCACCCTCATCAACGACCACGAGCCGACGCACATCCTGCCGGCCTTCGACTTTGGCGGCCCGACCTGGCGCCATGCCCTGTATGCCGGTTACCGCGAGGGGCGCCAGCCCATGCCGCAGGTGCTGCGCGACGCCTTGCCCGGCTTTTACGCCACCCTGGCCAGCTTCGGCATGCACGTGGTCAGCATCCCCGAGGTCGAGGCCGACGACGTGATCGGCACGGCCGTCATGCGCTGGCTGCACGAGGGGCGCGGCGCGGCCGTCATCGCCACCACGGACAAGGATTTGCATGGCCTGATCGCCCACGGCGCGCTCGTGTGGGACCATTTCAAGGGCATCTGGCACGACCGCGCCTGGGTCGAGAAAAAGTTCGGCGTGCCGCCGGAACTGCTGCCCGACTTGCTGGCGCTGATGGGCGACGTCACCGACAGCATCCCCGGGGTATCGAAGATCGGCCTGAAAACGGGGGCGAAACTGTTGCGCGGTTACGGCAATATCGACGCTGTGATGGCTGGCGCGGGGATTTTGCCCGGTGCGCTGGGCGAAAGCCTGCGAAAAGAGCGGGAAATACTGTATCTTTCAAGAAAGTTAGTTGCGCTCAAAACAGATGTCACGTTGGGCGTGACCTGGAACAAGCTCGTGTGGGAAAAATAG
- a CDS encoding glutathione S-transferase, translated as MIVVHHLNNSRSQRVLWLLEELGLEYEVKRYQRDPKTMLAPASLKAVHPLGKSPVITDGANTIAESGAIIEYLVERYGNGRLIPAAATPEKLRWTYWLHFAEGSAMPPLLMKLVFDKVESSPMPFFVKPIARGIASKVKSSFILPNIHSQLAYMEAELENSKWFAGNEFTAADIQMSFPLEAAAMRGGLDERLPKLTAFLQRIHARPAYQRALERGGPYDFAK; from the coding sequence ATGATCGTCGTCCACCATCTGAACAATTCGCGCTCGCAGCGCGTGCTCTGGCTGCTCGAGGAACTGGGCCTGGAATATGAGGTCAAGCGCTACCAGCGCGACCCGAAAACCATGCTGGCGCCCGCCTCGCTGAAAGCCGTCCATCCCCTGGGCAAGTCGCCCGTGATCACCGATGGCGCCAACACGATTGCCGAATCGGGCGCCATCATCGAGTATCTGGTCGAGCGCTACGGCAATGGCCGTTTGATACCGGCGGCGGCAACGCCGGAGAAGCTGCGCTGGACTTACTGGCTGCATTTCGCGGAAGGTTCGGCCATGCCGCCGCTGCTGATGAAGCTGGTGTTCGACAAGGTCGAATCGTCGCCCATGCCGTTTTTCGTCAAACCGATCGCGCGCGGCATCGCCAGCAAGGTCAAGAGCAGCTTCATCCTGCCCAATATCCACAGCCAGCTGGCCTATATGGAAGCGGAGTTGGAGAACAGCAAATGGTTTGCCGGCAATGAATTCACGGCGGCCGACATCCAGATGAGCTTTCCGCTGGAAGCGGCCGCCATGCGCGGCGGACTCGACGAGCGCCTGCCGAAGCTGACGGCCTTCCTGCAGCGCATCCACGCGCGGCCCGCCTACCAGCGTGCGCTCGAACGTGGCGGCCCCTACGATTTCGCCAAATGA
- a CDS encoding YjgN family protein yields the protein MDFDTNNTTPQREAITFSATGSEYFRIWIVNLLLSIVTLGIYSAWAKVRRNRYFYSSTHLAGSSFEYHGNAVAILKGRIAAVVLIGGYNIAFQISPVVGLVMLVLMMAVLPWLVWKSLQFKLYNTSYRGIRFGFDGSARQAYKYFLWLPILNTFTAGLMTPFLHQRLKRFQHTQSRFGSSNFSFDATVGSFYKTYLLFFALLLAGFLVLIFIVFASVFAAFATSANDATKASGIFGAVAALYAWAFIVLPLFLTMIQNLIWNHTRLQQHQFQSQLTWGRTTFIMLTNLLGIVVTLGLFSPFAHVRWLKYRLEATSMLVHGSLDAFVAATGEQVSTTGEGMVDLLDFDLSM from the coding sequence GTGGATTTCGATACAAACAACACCACGCCCCAGCGCGAAGCCATTACCTTCAGCGCCACCGGCAGCGAATACTTCCGTATCTGGATCGTCAACCTGCTACTGAGCATCGTCACCCTGGGCATTTATTCCGCCTGGGCCAAGGTGCGCCGCAACCGCTATTTCTATTCCAGCACCCACCTGGCTGGCAGCAGCTTCGAATACCATGGCAATGCCGTGGCCATCCTGAAAGGCCGCATCGCGGCCGTGGTATTGATCGGCGGCTACAACATCGCCTTCCAGATCTCGCCCGTCGTCGGCCTGGTCATGCTCGTGCTGATGATGGCCGTGCTGCCATGGCTGGTCTGGAAAAGCCTGCAATTCAAGCTGTACAACACCAGCTACCGCGGCATCCGCTTCGGCTTTGACGGCAGCGCCAGGCAAGCCTACAAATACTTCCTGTGGCTGCCCATCCTGAACACCTTCACGGCTGGCCTGATGACGCCGTTCCTGCACCAGCGCCTGAAGCGCTTCCAGCACACGCAGAGCCGCTTCGGCAGCAGCAATTTCAGCTTCGACGCCACGGTTGGCAGCTTCTACAAGACCTATTTGCTGTTCTTCGCCCTGCTGCTGGCCGGTTTCCTGGTGCTGATCTTTATCGTCTTCGCCAGCGTCTTCGCCGCCTTCGCCACCAGTGCCAATGACGCCACCAAGGCCAGCGGCATCTTTGGCGCCGTGGCCGCCCTGTATGCGTGGGCCTTTATCGTGCTGCCGCTGTTCCTGACCATGATCCAGAACCTGATCTGGAACCACACGCGCCTGCAGCAGCACCAGTTCCAGTCGCAGCTGACCTGGGGCCGCACCACCTTCATCATGCTGACCAACCTGCTCGGTATCGTCGTCACCCTGGGCCTGTTTTCGCCATTCGCCCACGTGCGCTGGCTGAAGTACCGCCTGGAAGCGACGTCGATGCTGGTGCACGGCAGCCTGGACGCTTTTGTCGCCGCCACCGGAGAACAAGTGTCGACCACCGGCGAAGGCATGGTCGACCTGCTGGACTTCGACCTGTCGATGTAA
- a CDS encoding M48 family metallopeptidase — MQEDHAALAARYFDGQTSRLYHVTLSVRDGQAVLAGDIERSCPLGELHVSERSSHAVRKVSFPDGAYLEIANQAAFSDMLHDTGHRDGWVVRLQQSWRGALLATVATVLALWLSYQYLLPVVAKGVAYAIPQSVERQLGQGVLDFLDRHVFAPSQLDAARQQALRSQFARLATPGDSTPEHRIVFRKSKIGPNAFALPSGDIVLTDEMIELLPDDQAIMGVLAHELGHLQQRHLTRRLIQTSAVGAGAALLFGDVSTVVATLPPLLLDLKYSRDVEREADDYAIAMLRQNGIALEHLAQVFVALGKLDEGTPYLSSHPASTERVTRIRSAGH, encoded by the coding sequence ATGCAAGAAGACCACGCCGCGCTGGCCGCGCGCTATTTCGACGGCCAGACCTCGCGCCTGTACCACGTCACGCTCAGCGTGCGCGATGGCCAGGCCGTGCTGGCCGGCGACATCGAACGCAGCTGCCCGCTGGGCGAGCTGCACGTGTCCGAACGCAGCAGCCACGCCGTGCGCAAGGTCAGCTTTCCCGACGGCGCCTACCTGGAGATCGCCAACCAGGCGGCCTTCAGCGACATGCTGCATGACACGGGCCACCGCGACGGCTGGGTGGTGCGGCTGCAGCAAAGCTGGCGTGGCGCCCTGCTGGCCACGGTCGCCACCGTGCTGGCCCTGTGGCTCAGCTATCAGTACCTGCTGCCCGTGGTCGCGAAGGGGGTCGCGTATGCGATTCCCCAGTCCGTCGAGCGGCAACTGGGCCAGGGCGTGCTCGATTTCCTCGACCGCCACGTGTTTGCGCCAAGTCAACTTGATGCTGCGCGCCAGCAAGCCTTGCGCAGCCAGTTCGCCCGCCTGGCCACGCCCGGCGACAGCACGCCAGAGCACCGCATCGTGTTCCGCAAGAGCAAGATCGGTCCGAACGCGTTTGCCCTGCCGTCCGGCGACATCGTGCTGACCGATGAAATGATCGAGCTGCTGCCCGATGACCAGGCCATCATGGGCGTGCTGGCGCATGAGCTGGGCCATCTGCAGCAGCGCCACCTGACGCGCCGCCTGATCCAGACCTCGGCCGTGGGCGCCGGCGCGGCGCTGCTGTTCGGCGACGTGTCGACCGTGGTGGCGACCCTGCCGCCGCTGCTGCTGGACTTGAAGTATTCGCGCGACGTCGAGCGCGAGGCGGACGATTACGCGATCGCCATGCTGCGCCAGAACGGCATTGCCCTGGAACACCTGGCGCAAGTGTTCGTCGCCCTGGGCAAGCTGGACGAGGGCACGCCGTATCTGTCGAGCCATCCGGCCAGCACCGAACGGGTCACCCGCATCCGCTCAGCCGGGCATTAA
- a CDS encoding FMN-binding glutamate synthase family protein: MHLVPFRYLTFIATAAIFVLSLFYYDHYWLPVLAGALTLVGISDLLQTKRALRRNYPILAHFRFFFESIRPEIRQYFLESDSEATPFSRSQRSIVYQRAKEQTDKRPFGTQLDVYAAGYEWINHSIAPAKVTGHDFRIEIGNHPDCPRTKPYSASVFNISAMSFGALSANAILALNGGARSGGFMHDTGEGSISPYHRENGGDLVWEIGSGYFGCRNQDGTFSEERFIANASSEQVKMIELKMSQGAKPGHGGVLPGPKVTIEIATTRGVMVGEDCVSPAAHSAFSTPLEMLHFIDRLRTLSGGKPTGFKLAIGHPWEFFAIVKAMLETGITPDFIVVDGSEGGTGAAPLEFTDHVGTPLQEALVLVHNTLVGANLRAKIKIGCSGKIITAFDIARLLALGADWCNSARGFMFALGCIQSQSCHTDRCPTGVATQDPQRQRALVVSDKIARVAHFHQNTMKALAELIAAAGLAHPQELRPHHLVRRISPNQVKLASALLPFLEAGQLLDPSQLPQLPPVFGLYWPKAQSASFQRLD, encoded by the coding sequence ATGCACCTAGTACCATTTCGCTACCTGACCTTCATTGCGACGGCCGCCATCTTTGTCCTGTCCCTGTTTTACTACGATCACTACTGGCTGCCCGTGCTGGCCGGTGCGCTGACCCTGGTCGGCATCAGCGACCTGCTGCAAACGAAGCGCGCCCTGCGCCGCAACTACCCCATCCTCGCGCATTTCCGTTTTTTCTTCGAGAGCATCCGCCCCGAAATCCGCCAGTATTTCCTGGAAAGCGACAGCGAGGCGACGCCGTTCTCGCGCAGCCAGCGCAGCATCGTCTACCAGCGCGCCAAGGAGCAGACGGACAAGCGCCCGTTCGGCACCCAGCTCGACGTGTATGCAGCGGGCTATGAATGGATCAACCACTCCATCGCCCCCGCCAAGGTGACGGGCCACGATTTCCGCATCGAGATCGGCAACCATCCGGACTGCCCCCGTACCAAGCCGTATTCGGCCAGCGTCTTCAATATCTCGGCGATGAGCTTTGGCGCCCTGTCGGCCAATGCCATCCTGGCCCTGAACGGCGGCGCGCGCAGCGGCGGCTTCATGCACGACACGGGCGAAGGCAGCATCAGCCCCTACCACCGCGAAAACGGCGGCGACCTGGTGTGGGAAATCGGCTCCGGCTATTTCGGCTGCCGCAACCAGGATGGCACGTTTTCCGAAGAGCGCTTCATCGCCAACGCCAGCTCGGAACAGGTGAAAATGATCGAGCTGAAAATGTCGCAGGGCGCGAAACCGGGCCACGGCGGCGTGCTGCCCGGCCCCAAAGTCACCATCGAGATCGCCACCACGCGCGGCGTGATGGTGGGCGAGGATTGCGTCTCGCCGGCCGCGCACAGCGCCTTTTCCACGCCACTGGAAATGCTGCACTTTATCGACCGCCTGCGCACGCTGTCGGGCGGCAAGCCAACGGGCTTCAAGCTGGCCATAGGCCATCCGTGGGAGTTCTTCGCCATCGTGAAAGCCATGCTGGAAACGGGCATCACGCCCGACTTCATCGTCGTCGACGGCAGCGAAGGGGGCACGGGTGCAGCACCGCTGGAATTCACGGACCATGTGGGCACGCCGCTGCAGGAAGCGCTGGTGCTGGTGCATAACACCCTCGTGGGCGCCAACCTGCGCGCGAAGATCAAGATCGGCTGCTCGGGCAAGATCATCACGGCCTTCGACATCGCCCGCCTGCTGGCGCTGGGCGCCGACTGGTGCAATTCGGCGCGCGGCTTCATGTTCGCGCTGGGCTGCATCCAGTCGCAAAGCTGCCACACGGACCGCTGCCCCACGGGCGTGGCCACGCAAGACCCGCAGCGCCAGCGCGCGCTGGTGGTGTCCGACAAGATCGCCCGCGTGGCGCACTTCCACCAGAACACCATGAAGGCGCTGGCCGAACTGATCGCCGCCGCCGGCCTGGCGCACCCGCAGGAACTGCGCCCGCACCACCTGGTGCGGCGCATCTCGCCGAACCAGGTGAAACTGGCCTCGGCCCTGCTGCCCTTCCTGGAAGCGGGCCAGCTGCTCGACCCGAGCCAGCTGCCGCAGCTGCCGCCCGTGTTCGGCCTGTACTGGCCCAAGGCGCAATCGGCGTCGTTCCAGCGCCTCGATTGA